One Candidatus Eisenbacteria bacterium genomic window carries:
- a CDS encoding VOC family protein translates to MSRIFGAIRQNGYVVRDIEAALRHWTTVLGVGPFFYFERAPITEFTYRGKPSPLEVSIALGNSGDLQIELIQQRGDAPSMYRDFLAAGREGLQHVAYWTNTFEADLERCLAAGCVVEQAGVAGGANGRFVYFDTEAHPGTVVELSDSSGAKGAFFRHIAEVAREWDGNDPIRRM, encoded by the coding sequence ATGAGCCGGATCTTCGGTGCAATCCGCCAGAACGGCTACGTCGTGCGCGACATCGAGGCCGCGCTGCGCCATTGGACGACCGTCCTCGGCGTCGGTCCCTTCTTCTACTTCGAGCGCGCGCCGATCACCGAGTTCACCTATCGCGGCAAGCCCTCGCCGCTCGAGGTGTCGATCGCGCTCGGCAACTCCGGCGACCTGCAGATCGAGCTGATCCAGCAGCGGGGCGACGCGCCGTCGATGTACCGCGACTTCCTCGCCGCCGGGCGCGAGGGCCTCCAGCACGTGGCCTACTGGACGAACACGTTCGAGGCCGACCTCGAGCGCTGCCTCGCCGCCGGCTGCGTCGTCGAACAGGCGGGCGTCGCGGGCGGCGCCAACGGCCGCTTCGTCTACTTCGACACCGAGGCGCACCCGGGCACGGTGGTCGAGCTGTCCGACTCGAGTGGGGCCAAGGGCGCCTTCTTCCGGCACATCGCCGAGGTCGCGCGCGAGTGGGACGGCAACGATCCGATCCGGAGGATGTGA
- the ileS gene encoding isoleucine--tRNA ligase, with translation MDYKDTLNLPRTEFPMKANLAQREPATLERWAQMDVYRQLLEHNRGKPPFVLHDGPPYANGNIHIGHALNKILKDIVVKSRAMMGRYTPYIPGWDCHGLPIELQVEKEIGRAKKDAMPKPEVRELCRQYASKYVGIQRQEFQRLGVLADWEHPYLTMDFGYEAEEIRVLGRCIEVGLLYRGKKPVHWCASCATALAEAEVEYADLTSPSVYVAYALTAPVAGVDGVAAAAWTTTPWTLPASLAIAVHPEHEYVVVDAGGRKLLVAAERVETLAKAMRLPSVPRELARVRGRDLEGMRARHPWLDREVPVVLADYVTLESGTGLVHTAPGHGHDDYQTGLRYKLDVYAPVDDRGRFTDEVPEWKGERVFDADPKIVAHLRSAGTLLAAEDFVHSYPHCWRCKNPIVFRATEQWFVGMDRAHLRQRALDEIDRVKWVPPWGRDRIYGMISARPDWCISRQRDWGVPIVAVYCEACGKAHFSRALCDHVAGIFEREGADAWFRRPVADLVPPGFTCDACGGTTFRRETDILDVWFDSGASWSAVVEKRPELGGHADMYLEGSDQHRGWFHSALLTRVAVAERAPFDVVLTHGFTLDGQGRKMSKSSFNAVAPNQLIKKYGAEILRLWVAAEDYREDVRISDEIFATLSEAYRRIRNTARFLLSNLYDFDPARDAIATARLPELERWILHRTHGLIERVREAYEAYEFHLIYHALNNFCAVDLSSLYLDVRKDRLYCEKATSPERRATQTAMHAVCDTLLRLMAPVLSFTAEEAWGFLPGAPTPSVFLAGLPEAPAEWSDAALGTRYDKLLELRGEVTKAIEDARRAGVVKQSSEAKAVIHATPAVAELLRATDDVRSFLILGDLEVRASAALRVEVEKASGGKCERCWNARQLGTRPDHPALCERCAGVVP, from the coding sequence ATGGACTACAAGGACACCCTGAACCTGCCGCGCACCGAGTTCCCCATGAAGGCGAACCTCGCGCAGCGCGAGCCGGCGACGCTCGAGCGGTGGGCGCAGATGGACGTCTACCGCCAGCTCCTCGAGCACAATCGGGGCAAGCCGCCGTTCGTCCTCCACGACGGCCCGCCGTACGCGAACGGCAACATCCACATCGGCCACGCCCTCAACAAGATCCTGAAGGACATCGTCGTGAAGTCGCGGGCGATGATGGGCCGCTACACGCCGTACATCCCCGGGTGGGATTGTCACGGGCTGCCGATCGAGCTTCAGGTCGAGAAGGAGATCGGGCGCGCCAAGAAGGACGCGATGCCGAAGCCGGAGGTCCGTGAGCTGTGCCGGCAGTACGCGAGCAAGTACGTCGGCATCCAGCGGCAGGAGTTCCAGCGCCTCGGGGTTCTCGCCGACTGGGAGCACCCGTACCTCACGATGGACTTCGGCTACGAGGCCGAGGAGATCCGCGTCCTCGGACGCTGCATCGAGGTGGGGCTCCTCTATCGGGGCAAGAAGCCGGTCCACTGGTGCGCGTCGTGCGCGACGGCGCTCGCCGAAGCCGAGGTCGAGTACGCCGATCTCACGTCGCCGTCGGTGTACGTCGCCTACGCGCTCACGGCGCCCGTCGCCGGCGTCGACGGCGTCGCGGCGGCGGCCTGGACGACCACCCCGTGGACGCTGCCCGCGAGCCTCGCGATCGCCGTCCATCCCGAGCACGAGTACGTCGTCGTCGACGCCGGCGGGCGGAAGCTCCTCGTCGCCGCCGAGCGCGTCGAGACACTCGCCAAGGCGATGCGTCTCCCGAGCGTACCGCGCGAGCTCGCGCGCGTGCGCGGGCGCGATCTCGAGGGCATGCGGGCGCGGCATCCGTGGCTCGATCGCGAGGTGCCGGTCGTGCTCGCCGACTACGTGACGCTCGAGAGCGGCACGGGCCTCGTCCACACCGCCCCCGGTCACGGTCACGACGACTACCAGACCGGGCTCCGCTACAAGCTCGACGTCTACGCCCCGGTCGACGATCGCGGGCGCTTCACCGACGAGGTGCCCGAGTGGAAGGGCGAGCGCGTCTTCGACGCCGACCCGAAGATCGTGGCGCATCTGCGGTCGGCGGGCACGCTGCTCGCCGCCGAGGACTTCGTCCACAGCTACCCGCACTGCTGGCGCTGCAAGAACCCGATCGTGTTCCGCGCCACGGAGCAGTGGTTCGTCGGCATGGACCGCGCGCACCTGCGCCAGCGCGCGCTCGACGAGATCGATCGGGTGAAGTGGGTGCCGCCGTGGGGCCGCGATCGCATCTACGGCATGATCTCCGCCCGGCCCGACTGGTGCATCTCGCGCCAGCGTGACTGGGGCGTGCCGATCGTCGCCGTCTACTGCGAGGCCTGCGGGAAGGCGCACTTCAGCCGAGCCCTGTGCGATCACGTGGCCGGCATCTTCGAGCGCGAGGGCGCCGACGCCTGGTTCCGGCGGCCGGTGGCGGACCTCGTCCCCCCGGGCTTCACGTGCGACGCGTGCGGCGGCACGACGTTCCGTCGCGAGACCGACATCCTCGACGTCTGGTTCGACTCGGGCGCGAGCTGGTCCGCCGTGGTCGAGAAGCGTCCCGAGCTCGGCGGGCACGCCGACATGTACCTGGAAGGGAGCGATCAGCATCGCGGCTGGTTCCACTCCGCGCTCCTCACGCGCGTCGCCGTCGCCGAGCGGGCGCCGTTCGACGTCGTGCTCACGCACGGCTTCACGCTCGACGGCCAGGGCCGCAAGATGTCGAAGTCGAGCTTCAACGCGGTCGCGCCCAACCAGCTCATCAAGAAGTACGGCGCCGAGATCCTGCGCCTGTGGGTGGCGGCCGAGGACTACCGCGAGGACGTCCGCATCTCGGACGAGATCTTCGCGACCCTCTCCGAAGCCTACCGGCGGATCCGCAACACAGCGCGCTTCCTGCTCTCGAATCTGTACGACTTCGACCCGGCGCGCGACGCGATCGCCACCGCGCGGCTCCCTGAGCTGGAGCGCTGGATCCTGCACCGCACGCACGGCCTCATCGAGCGCGTGCGCGAGGCCTACGAAGCCTACGAGTTCCACCTGATCTATCACGCGCTCAACAACTTCTGCGCGGTGGACCTCTCGTCGCTCTACCTCGACGTCCGCAAGGACCGCCTGTACTGCGAGAAGGCGACGAGTCCCGAGCGCCGCGCGACGCAGACGGCGATGCACGCGGTCTGCGACACGCTGCTGCGCCTCATGGCGCCGGTCCTCTCCTTCACGGCCGAGGAGGCGTGGGGGTTCCTTCCCGGTGCTCCGACCCCGAGCGTCTTCCTCGCAGGCCTGCCCGAGGCGCCGGCCGAGTGGAGCGACGCCGCGCTCGGCACCCGCTACGACAAGCTCCTCGAGCTGCGCGGCGAGGTGACGAAGGCGATCGAGGACGCACGGCGCGCCGGCGTGGTGAAGCAGTCGAGCGAGGCCAAGGCGGTGATCCATGCGACGCCGGCGGTCGCCGAGCTGCTACGCGCGACCGACGACGTGCGATCGTTCCTCATCCTGGGCGACCTGGAAGTCCGCGCGTCCGCCGCGCTGCGGGTCGAGGTCGAGAAGGCGTCCGGCGGCAAGTGCGAGCGCTGCTGGAACGCGCGCCAGCTCGGCACGCGCCCCGACCATCCGGCGCTCTGCGAGCGCTGCGCCGGGGTCGTTCCGTGA
- the lspA gene encoding signal peptidase II: protein MIDRRLRLAALVAVCVVVVDQATKTLVEHTMTLYESIPLLPFLSLTYVRNTGAAFGLLRDLPVALRLPLFVVVTVVAVATLWSYLRQVRADELWVAGALGGILGGAAGNFICRVRYGEVVDFVHLHYRGFDWPMFNVADSAISIGVALVLVHSLRSQPRAQAATD from the coding sequence GTGATCGACCGGCGGCTACGTCTCGCCGCGCTGGTGGCCGTCTGCGTCGTCGTCGTCGACCAGGCGACGAAGACGCTCGTCGAGCACACGATGACGCTCTACGAATCGATCCCGCTGCTCCCGTTCCTGTCCCTCACGTACGTGCGCAACACCGGGGCCGCGTTCGGGCTCCTGCGCGACCTCCCGGTGGCGCTGCGCTTGCCGCTCTTCGTGGTCGTCACGGTCGTCGCCGTCGCGACGCTCTGGTCGTACCTCCGCCAGGTGCGCGCCGACGAGCTGTGGGTCGCGGGCGCGCTCGGCGGCATCCTCGGCGGCGCCGCCGGCAACTTCATCTGCCGCGTCCGCTACGGCGAGGTGGTCGATTTCGTCCACCTCCATTACCGGGGCTTCGACTGGCCGATGTTCAACGTCGCCGACTCGGCGATCTCGATCGGCGTGGCGCTGGTGCTCGTACACTCGCTGCGATCGCAGCCGCGCGCGCAGGCCGCGACCGACTGA
- a CDS encoding SDR family NAD(P)-dependent oxidoreductase — protein sequence MKEFRGRVAVVTGSASGIGLATAERLAAEGMRMVLADVEEGALRAASERLAARGATVLAVRTDVTKPEQVDALARRAYEQFGAVHVVFNNAGVEVTGAIFENSVSDLRWVVDVNLLGVLYGIRSFVPRMLEAGSEGHVVSTASLAGLTTAPYLDVYCVTKFGVVAAMECLYKELCATGSALRASVVCPGLINTNLMNAERNRPADRREPGTAAPSAGGMAMDAMLRAGLETGYPPSVVADAVFQGIRDQRFWVIPSQAELKANIYTRLDEVREERNPAIEVAGLPSPT from the coding sequence ATGAAGGAATTCAGAGGACGCGTAGCGGTCGTCACCGGGAGCGCATCGGGCATCGGTCTCGCGACCGCCGAGCGCCTGGCGGCCGAAGGCATGAGGATGGTGCTCGCGGACGTCGAGGAGGGCGCGCTACGGGCGGCATCCGAACGGCTCGCTGCGCGGGGCGCGACGGTGCTCGCGGTCCGGACCGACGTCACGAAGCCCGAGCAGGTCGACGCCCTCGCGCGCCGCGCCTACGAGCAGTTCGGCGCCGTGCACGTCGTCTTCAACAACGCCGGCGTCGAGGTGACCGGCGCGATCTTCGAGAACTCCGTGTCGGATCTTCGCTGGGTCGTCGACGTGAACCTCCTGGGGGTCCTCTACGGCATCCGGAGCTTCGTGCCGCGCATGCTCGAGGCCGGCAGCGAGGGCCACGTCGTGTCGACCGCATCACTGGCGGGGCTCACGACCGCGCCGTATCTCGACGTCTACTGCGTGACCAAGTTCGGCGTCGTCGCGGCGATGGAGTGCCTCTACAAGGAGCTCTGCGCGACGGGGTCGGCGCTCCGCGCGTCGGTGGTGTGTCCGGGCCTCATCAACACCAACCTCATGAATGCCGAGCGCAATCGTCCCGCCGATCGTCGGGAGCCGGGAACGGCCGCGCCGAGCGCGGGCGGCATGGCGATGGACGCGATGCTGCGCGCCGGGCTCGAGACCGGCTATCCGCCGTCGGTCGTCGCCGACGCGGTCTTCCAGGGAATTCGCGACCAGCGCTTCTGGGTGATCCCGTCGCAGGCCGAGCTGAAGGCGAACATCTACACGCGGCTCGACGAGGTGCGCGAGGAGCGGAACCCGGCGATCGAGGTAGCGGGGCTTCCCAGCCCGACCTGA
- a CDS encoding Mrp/NBP35 family ATP-binding protein codes for MPTPQELLERLKIIPYPGFTRDIVSFGVVRDIEVSASGVTVRLAPSTAKEDVVQEIARAVHQAIAATPGVTGTIEIVREQAEQPAARRGPQPIPGVEHVIAVSSGKGGVGKSTVATNLALALATLRANVGLMDADVYGPSVPLMLGITEKSGPGEGRRLVPIERYGLRVMSMGFFVADETPIIWRGPMLTKLITEFLRNCDWGQLDLLVLDLPPGTGDVQLTLTQQVPITGGIVVTTPQDVALADVRRGIQMFRQVNAPVLGVIENMSYHLCPGCGARAELFGHGGGASMARELGVPFLGELPLVRAVREAADAGRPIVVAEPSHPVSRAYREIAERVLVRLDEATRRQAAAAAPRPPGLTVLR; via the coding sequence ATGCCCACCCCGCAGGAGCTGCTCGAGCGACTGAAGATCATCCCGTATCCGGGCTTCACGCGGGACATCGTGTCGTTCGGCGTCGTGCGCGACATCGAGGTGTCGGCGAGCGGCGTCACCGTGCGGCTCGCGCCGAGCACGGCCAAGGAAGACGTCGTGCAGGAGATCGCCCGCGCCGTGCACCAGGCGATCGCCGCCACGCCGGGCGTCACCGGCACGATCGAGATCGTACGCGAGCAGGCCGAGCAGCCGGCGGCGCGTCGCGGCCCCCAGCCGATCCCCGGCGTCGAGCACGTGATCGCGGTCTCGAGCGGCAAGGGCGGCGTCGGCAAGTCGACCGTCGCCACCAACCTCGCCCTCGCCCTCGCGACGCTGCGCGCGAACGTCGGCCTCATGGACGCCGACGTCTACGGTCCGTCGGTGCCGCTCATGCTCGGCATCACCGAGAAGTCGGGGCCAGGCGAGGGACGCCGGCTCGTCCCGATCGAGCGCTACGGCCTGCGGGTCATGTCGATGGGCTTCTTCGTCGCCGACGAGACGCCGATCATCTGGCGCGGCCCGATGCTGACCAAGCTCATCACCGAGTTCCTGCGCAACTGCGACTGGGGCCAGCTCGACCTCCTCGTGCTCGATCTCCCGCCCGGCACCGGCGACGTGCAGCTGACGCTCACGCAGCAGGTGCCGATCACGGGCGGCATCGTGGTCACGACGCCGCAGGACGTGGCGCTCGCCGACGTGCGGCGCGGCATCCAGATGTTCCGCCAGGTGAACGCGCCCGTGCTCGGCGTGATCGAGAACATGAGCTACCACCTCTGCCCCGGCTGCGGCGCGCGCGCCGAGCTGTTCGGTCACGGCGGCGGCGCGAGCATGGCGCGCGAGCTCGGCGTGCCGTTCCTGGGGGAGCTGCCGCTCGTGCGCGCCGTGCGCGAGGCGGCCGACGCCGGCCGCCCGATCGTCGTCGCCGAGCCGTCGCACCCCGTGTCGCGCGCCTATCGCGAGATCGCCGAGCGGGTGCTGGTGCGGCTCGACGAGGCGACGCGGCGCCAAGCGGCGGCCGCGGCGCCCCGGCCGCCAGGTCTCACGGTTCTGCGGTAG
- a CDS encoding helix-turn-helix transcriptional regulator: MQANATTPIPSNPPSDAGRIIRAWRQRAGLTQEGLAQALSVTFSTVSRWENGHVLPSKLAWRALQQLADERGCPLDTKVLEQHS; this comes from the coding sequence ATGCAAGCAAACGCGACCACCCCGATCCCCTCCAACCCGCCGAGCGACGCCGGACGCATCATCCGCGCTTGGCGGCAGCGGGCCGGCCTCACCCAGGAAGGTCTCGCGCAAGCGCTGAGCGTCACGTTCTCCACCGTCTCGCGGTGGGAGAACGGGCACGTGCTGCCGTCGAAGCTGGCGTGGCGCGCGCTTCAGCAGCTCGCCGACGAGCGCGGCTGCCCGCTCGACACGAAAGTCCTGGAGCAGCACAGCTGA
- a CDS encoding Smr/MutS family protein, with protein MARRGPRAGADASKRARADAPLNAPFRGLRQRLETHAPPPPTVKPAPKAPPPPDDAILFSNAMQGVARLAAHERERIAGPAPAAEPRSVVTEEAEALATLSDLVNGDGTFDISETREYLEGHVLGLDPRVVRRLRRGDFAWQAHLDLHGMTAAVARDAVERFVVEGARAGLRCLLVVHGRGLNSKDQIPVLKERMKTWLARGRIGRHVLAFTSARAVDGGAGALYVLLRRDRTRRPIRVTEGTKR; from the coding sequence ATGGCCCGGCGTGGTCCACGCGCCGGCGCTGACGCCTCGAAGCGCGCGCGCGCCGATGCTCCGCTGAACGCGCCGTTCCGGGGCCTGCGTCAGCGCCTCGAGACACACGCCCCGCCGCCCCCGACCGTGAAGCCGGCGCCGAAGGCGCCGCCACCGCCCGACGACGCGATCCTCTTCTCCAACGCCATGCAGGGCGTCGCACGTCTGGCCGCCCACGAGCGCGAGCGGATCGCGGGACCGGCGCCCGCCGCGGAGCCGCGCTCGGTCGTGACCGAGGAGGCCGAGGCGCTCGCCACCCTCTCGGATCTGGTGAACGGCGACGGCACCTTCGACATCAGCGAGACGCGCGAGTACCTGGAGGGGCACGTCCTGGGCCTCGACCCGCGCGTCGTTCGCCGGCTGCGGCGCGGCGACTTCGCGTGGCAGGCCCACCTCGATCTGCACGGCATGACGGCCGCCGTCGCGCGCGACGCCGTCGAGCGCTTCGTCGTCGAGGGTGCGCGGGCAGGGCTGCGCTGCCTGCTCGTGGTGCACGGGCGCGGGCTCAATTCCAAGGACCAGATCCCGGTCCTGAAGGAGCGCATGAAGACGTGGCTCGCGCGCGGGCGGATCGGACGTCACGTGCTCGCGTTCACCAGCGCGCGGGCGGTCGACGGCGGCGCCGGAGCGCTTTACGTCCTGCTGCGGCGCGATCGCACGCGGCGTCCCATTCGCGTGACCGAGGGGACCAAGCGATAG
- a CDS encoding CDP-alcohol phosphatidyltransferase family protein — protein MGLLRLAMAGAFPFALAAGGWTSLGVFAVAATSDYVDGPLARRSGRTTPYGALLDAVADVVFVLTGTIAAAASDRLSWLVPLAIAGSATAYLVASVRRSRTSGRPARSYSLLGHAAGVSNYALVGLVAGSVALPSAVWPALLAAGGVIVVALNAGALFLRALPARGAGASPA, from the coding sequence CTGGGCCTCCTTCGTCTCGCGATGGCGGGCGCGTTTCCGTTCGCGCTCGCCGCCGGCGGGTGGACGTCGCTCGGCGTCTTCGCCGTCGCGGCGACGAGCGACTACGTCGACGGGCCGCTCGCGCGCCGGTCGGGACGCACGACGCCGTACGGCGCGCTGCTCGACGCCGTCGCGGACGTCGTCTTCGTGCTCACCGGGACGATCGCGGCGGCCGCGAGCGACCGTCTGTCGTGGCTCGTGCCGCTCGCCATCGCCGGCTCGGCGACCGCGTATCTCGTGGCGTCGGTCCGGCGGAGTCGGACGAGCGGGCGACCGGCGCGCTCCTACTCGCTCCTCGGGCACGCGGCCGGCGTCAGCAACTATGCCTTGGTCGGCCTCGTCGCGGGCAGCGTCGCGCTGCCGTCGGCGGTGTGGCCGGCGCTCCTCGCCGCCGGCGGCGTGATCGTCGTCGCGCTCAACGCGGGAGCGCTGTTCCTGCGGGCTCTGCCGGCGCGTGGAGCTGGCGCATCGCCGGCTTGA
- a CDS encoding lysylphosphatidylglycerol synthase domain-containing protein, which translates to MSAEGAPRALTRIAPWAVTLVIFGILFWKIPVARVVEALEGARWGTFIALMVPYSLFFCAVDAAVVRQAVTWFNVPVRYADVFPIRATTYILTLLNTQLGQGGLAVFLHKRYGIPFWQVTGTVLVVALVEIYQLAVYSFVGATLTGELGRSVSPWPYAILAAYLALHLWYFSRPRGGRIGSAQLLQTFFRAKPWQYLVLLLLKTPNLLAAVTVYWLALPLFGVHLPFMALLTYLPLIFFFSAMPAAAKLGPAQAAWVYFFGDRAPEASLVAYSLAAHLTFLMMNALLGLCFLKPAMRQLHAPAEPAGTALPR; encoded by the coding sequence CTGAGCGCAGAGGGCGCGCCCAGAGCCCTCACACGGATCGCCCCCTGGGCGGTCACGCTCGTCATCTTCGGGATCCTCTTCTGGAAGATCCCGGTGGCTCGCGTCGTCGAAGCGCTGGAGGGCGCCCGCTGGGGCACCTTCATCGCGCTCATGGTGCCCTACTCGCTCTTCTTCTGCGCGGTCGACGCGGCGGTCGTGCGCCAGGCCGTCACCTGGTTCAACGTCCCCGTCCGCTACGCCGACGTGTTCCCGATCCGCGCCACGACCTACATCCTCACGCTGCTCAATACGCAGCTGGGCCAGGGCGGGCTCGCCGTCTTCCTGCACAAGCGCTACGGGATCCCGTTCTGGCAGGTGACGGGTACGGTGCTGGTCGTCGCCCTGGTCGAGATCTACCAGCTCGCGGTCTACTCGTTCGTCGGCGCGACGCTCACCGGCGAGCTCGGGCGGTCGGTGTCTCCCTGGCCGTACGCGATCCTCGCCGCCTATCTCGCGCTGCACCTCTGGTACTTCTCGCGGCCGCGTGGCGGACGCATCGGCTCCGCGCAGCTCCTGCAGACGTTCTTTCGCGCGAAGCCCTGGCAGTACCTCGTGCTGCTCCTCTTGAAGACGCCGAACCTCCTCGCGGCGGTCACGGTGTACTGGCTCGCGCTCCCGCTCTTCGGCGTCCACCTCCCGTTCATGGCGTTGCTCACCTACCTGCCCCTCATCTTCTTCTTCTCCGCGATGCCCGCGGCCGCAAAGCTCGGGCCGGCGCAGGCGGCGTGGGTGTACTTCTTCGGCGATCGCGCGCCCGAGGCGAGCCTGGTCGCCTACAGCCTCGCGGCCCACCTGACGTTCCTGATGATGAACGCGCTTCTCGGGCTGTGCTTCCTCAAGCCGGCGATGCGCCAGCTCCACGCGCCGGCAGAGCCCGCAGGAACAGCGCTCCCGCGTTGA
- a CDS encoding ferritin-like domain-containing protein, which translates to MTTAAAAHDSTTNPVDEIEALLTTFDLTYTWNYEMVRKELTNLYEKAKRDQWNATDQLAWDTPVDPEAELVPDFQIPIYGTHIWEKLTPGEVKKLRREALSWTLSQFMHGEQGALLATAQIVDATPSIESKFYGATQVMDEARHVEVYSRYLHEKLTRQYPCNVHLKTMLDQILTDGRWDMKYLGMQIMVEGLAMAAFGFMHKMCNEPLLTDLTHYVMRDESRHVAFGVLSLNDYFMDMKASEKRDREEFLAEGCRLMRDRLLMEDVWVEMGWPVDEVREIVLHSPQMQEFRKMLFSKIVPNVKRLGLLTPFVRERFAELGILQFENEEPSA; encoded by the coding sequence ATGACGACCGCCGCAGCCGCCCACGACAGCACGACGAATCCGGTCGACGAGATCGAGGCCCTGCTCACGACGTTCGACCTCACCTACACCTGGAACTACGAGATGGTTCGCAAGGAGCTGACGAACCTCTACGAGAAGGCGAAGCGCGATCAGTGGAACGCCACCGACCAGCTCGCCTGGGACACCCCGGTCGATCCCGAGGCGGAGCTGGTCCCCGACTTCCAGATCCCGATCTACGGGACGCACATCTGGGAGAAGCTGACGCCGGGCGAGGTGAAGAAGCTCCGCCGCGAAGCGCTTTCGTGGACGCTCTCGCAGTTCATGCACGGCGAGCAGGGCGCGCTCCTCGCGACCGCCCAGATCGTCGACGCGACGCCGTCCATCGAGAGCAAGTTCTACGGGGCGACGCAGGTGATGGACGAGGCGCGCCACGTCGAGGTGTACAGCCGGTACCTGCACGAGAAGCTGACGCGGCAGTACCCGTGCAACGTCCACCTGAAGACGATGCTCGACCAGATCCTCACCGACGGGCGCTGGGACATGAAGTACCTGGGCATGCAGATCATGGTCGAAGGGCTCGCGATGGCGGCGTTCGGCTTCATGCACAAGATGTGCAACGAGCCGCTGCTGACCGACCTCACGCACTACGTGATGCGCGACGAGTCGCGTCACGTGGCCTTCGGCGTCCTCTCCTTGAACGACTACTTCATGGACATGAAGGCGTCCGAGAAGCGGGACCGCGAGGAGTTCCTCGCCGAGGGATGCCGCCTCATGCGCGACCGCCTGCTCATGGAGGACGTCTGGGTCGAGATGGGCTGGCCGGTGGACGAGGTCCGCGAGATCGTGCTTCACTCGCCCCAGATGCAGGAGTTCCGCAAGATGCTCTTCTCGAAGATCGTACCGAACGTGAAGCGCCTCGGGCTCCTCACGCCGTTCGTGCGCGAGCGCTTCGCGGAGCTCGGCATCCTGCAGTTCGAGAACGAGGAGCCGTCCGCCTGA
- a CDS encoding TetR/AcrR family transcriptional regulator, with protein sequence MKAASLRVEPEANRFERRKERTRQELLAAAVGVLAKKGFHDTKIADIASAADVGVGTFYLHFETKDALFDALVEDTVGRLKAAIDHARLKETEPVARLRSANTAFCRFAQQNREVFRIVFGHAAAYHDVIRRAQDLFAADIEENIREGMATGAFTRVPAAVAAQAMVGMATQILSWWTEHESIPMKQLQDAMTTIALHGLSARAPQRKGAER encoded by the coding sequence ATGAAGGCAGCGTCACTCAGGGTCGAGCCCGAAGCGAATCGCTTCGAGCGCCGCAAGGAGCGGACGCGCCAGGAGCTGCTCGCCGCCGCCGTCGGGGTGCTCGCGAAGAAGGGGTTCCACGACACGAAGATCGCCGACATCGCGTCGGCGGCCGACGTCGGAGTCGGAACCTTCTATCTCCACTTCGAGACCAAGGACGCTCTCTTCGACGCGCTCGTCGAGGACACGGTGGGACGCTTGAAGGCGGCCATCGACCACGCGCGCCTCAAGGAGACCGAGCCGGTCGCGCGCCTGCGCAGCGCCAACACCGCCTTCTGCCGGTTCGCGCAGCAGAACCGCGAGGTGTTCCGCATCGTGTTCGGGCACGCCGCCGCGTACCACGACGTCATCCGGCGCGCGCAGGACCTGTTCGCAGCCGACATCGAAGAGAACATCCGCGAGGGGATGGCCACCGGCGCGTTCACCCGCGTGCCGGCCGCAGTCGCCGCCCAGGCCATGGTCGGCATGGCGACGCAGATCCTCTCGTGGTGGACCGAGCACGAATCCATTCCGATGAAGCAGCTCCAGGACGCCATGACGACGATCGCGCTGCACGGGCTCTCGGCCCGCGCACCACAGAGGAAGGGAGCCGAGCGATGA